In Streptomyces longhuiensis, the following proteins share a genomic window:
- a CDS encoding sensor histidine kinase, translated as MRPPARSTGLLLWAALAVPVAAAGRLGLERTPLWAQLTGLAVLAAATALHRTWPATALLLAAAPGIATSPSLFTLSYGCAPAVFAFLLGLRGTATGVALLSFAAVAAAGTAKIAVRQVDPAAEWLVLMGTLLFGAVFPWLIGRYWRQSRELTAAGWARAEQLEREHRIIADRARLRERARIAQDMHDSLGHELSLIALRAGALQVAPGMAEAHRTAAAELRAAASDATDRLHDMVGLLREDDEPAPLAPPGESIAALIERAADSGLPVTLHRTDTTATSATTTRTTYRVIQEALTNAAKHAPGAPVTVEHAQNESGTTVDITNGRPRHRAGPAGSGTGLIGLRAGVTALGGSFEAGPHGEGYRVSANIPTRKTAGPDTATPGALFTSARRLAHRRVGVAFGAAAAVGAVLIGGAFAWYAYTKTHAVLTPTAYVALKIGTPLEETVPRLPDRTISDPPVDRAPTPPPPGTDCRYYRASGELFVPVDHFRLCFDKDDRHELLEKSVIPRPGTTDQVQEQRREWAR; from the coding sequence GTGAGACCTCCAGCCCGCAGCACGGGCCTCTTGCTCTGGGCGGCCCTGGCCGTCCCTGTCGCCGCCGCGGGGCGCCTCGGCCTGGAGCGAACCCCGCTGTGGGCGCAGCTCACCGGCCTCGCGGTGCTGGCCGCCGCGACGGCCCTGCACCGCACCTGGCCCGCGACGGCGCTCCTGCTCGCGGCCGCACCGGGCATCGCGACGTCGCCCTCCCTCTTCACGCTCTCGTACGGCTGCGCGCCGGCGGTCTTCGCCTTCCTGCTGGGCCTGCGCGGCACGGCGACGGGTGTCGCGCTGCTCTCGTTCGCGGCGGTGGCGGCGGCGGGCACGGCCAAGATCGCGGTACGCCAGGTCGACCCGGCCGCCGAGTGGCTGGTCCTCATGGGCACGCTGCTGTTCGGCGCGGTCTTCCCCTGGTTGATCGGCCGCTACTGGCGCCAGAGCCGGGAGCTGACCGCGGCGGGCTGGGCGCGGGCGGAGCAGCTGGAACGCGAGCACCGGATCATCGCCGACCGCGCGAGGCTGCGGGAGCGGGCCAGGATCGCCCAGGACATGCACGACTCACTGGGCCACGAACTGAGCCTCATCGCACTGCGCGCGGGCGCGCTCCAGGTGGCACCGGGCATGGCCGAGGCGCACCGCACGGCGGCGGCCGAACTGCGCGCGGCGGCGTCGGACGCGACGGACCGCCTGCACGACATGGTCGGCCTGCTGCGCGAGGACGACGAGCCGGCCCCGTTGGCGCCACCGGGCGAAAGCATCGCGGCCCTGATCGAAAGGGCGGCGGACTCAGGCCTCCCAGTGACCCTGCACAGAACAGACACCACCGCGACCAGCGCCACCACCACCCGAACCACTTACCGAGTGATCCAGGAAGCACTGACGAACGCGGCGAAGCACGCCCCCGGAGCCCCCGTCACCGTCGAACACGCGCAGAACGAGAGCGGGACGACGGTGGACATCACGAACGGCCGCCCCCGGCACCGCGCGGGCCCGGCGGGCAGCGGCACGGGCCTCATCGGCCTGCGGGCCGGCGTCACGGCACTGGGCGGCTCGTTCGAGGCCGGCCCGCACGGGGAGGGCTACCGCGTCAGCGCCAACATCCCGACCAGGAAGACAGCCGGCCCCGACACCGCAACACCGGGGGCCCTCTTCACATCGGCGAGGCGCCTGGCACACCGCAGGGTCGGGGTGGCGTTCGGGGCGGCGGCAGCGGTGGGGGCGGTCCTGATCGGAGGGGCGTTCGCCTGGTACGCGTACACGAAGACGCACGCGGTGCTGACGCCGACCGCGTACGTGGCCCTGAAGATCGGAACGCCGCTGGAGGAGACGGTCCCGCGGCTGCCGGACCGCACGATCAGCGACCCGCCGGTGGACCGGGCCCCGACCCCACCACCACCGGGAACGGACTGCCGCTACTACAGGGCGAGCGGCGAACTGTTCGTCCCCGTGGACCACTTCAGGCTCTGCTTCGACAAGGACGACCGCCACGAACTGCTGGAGAAGAGTGTGATCCCCAGGCCAGGCACAACGGACCAGGTGCAGGAACAGAGGCGGGAGTGGGCGAGATGA
- a CDS encoding SigE family RNA polymerase sigma factor, with translation MAHGEVLEFEEYVRTRQDALLRSARRLVPDPVDAQDLLQTALVRTFGRWDGIADKRLADAYLRRVMINTRTEWWRARKLEEVPTEQLPDASIDDSTEQHADRALLMDIMKVLAPKQRSVVVLRHWEQMSTEETAAALGMSAGTVKSTLHRALARLREELESRDRHESGHRVLEREETERCAA, from the coding sequence ATGGCGCACGGCGAGGTGCTCGAGTTCGAGGAGTACGTCCGCACTCGGCAGGACGCCCTGCTGCGTAGCGCCCGGCGCCTGGTGCCGGACCCCGTCGACGCCCAGGACCTGCTGCAGACGGCGCTGGTGCGGACGTTCGGCCGCTGGGACGGCATAGCCGACAAGCGCCTCGCCGACGCCTATCTGCGCCGCGTCATGATCAATACGCGTACGGAGTGGTGGCGCGCCCGCAAGCTCGAAGAGGTGCCCACCGAGCAGCTGCCCGACGCGAGCATCGACGACTCGACCGAGCAGCACGCCGACCGCGCGCTCCTCATGGACATCATGAAGGTGCTGGCTCCCAAGCAGCGCAGCGTCGTGGTGCTGCGACACTGGGAGCAGATGTCCACAGAGGAGACGGCCGCCGCCCTCGGCATGTCGGCCGGAACCGTGAAGAGCACGCTGCACCGGGCGCTGGCCCGGCTCCGCGAGGAGCTGGAGAGCCGGGACCGCCACGAGTCCGGCCACCGCGTGCTCGAACGGGAGGAGACGGAGCGTTGCGCGGCCTAG
- a CDS encoding A/G-specific adenine glycosylase produces MNAPTNTSTESLHAPVIDWFAENARDLPWRRPDAGPWGVMVSEFMLQQTPVSRVLPVYEQWIARWPRPADLAKEAPGEAVRAWGRLGYPRRALRLHGAAVAITERHSGDVPTAHSQLLALPGIGEYTAAAVASFAYGQRHAVLDTNVRRVFARAVSGVQYPPNATTAAERKLARALLPEQESTASRWAAASMELGALICTAKNESCHRCPIAAQCAWRLAGKPDHAGPPRRGQTYAGTDRQVRGKLLAVLREAVSPVPQAALDRVWDEPVQRARALDGLVADGLVEPMPDGFYRLPLS; encoded by the coding sequence ATGAATGCGCCCACGAACACCAGCACCGAGTCCCTTCACGCCCCCGTCATCGACTGGTTCGCGGAGAACGCCCGCGACCTGCCGTGGCGCCGCCCCGACGCGGGTCCCTGGGGCGTGATGGTCAGCGAGTTCATGCTCCAGCAGACGCCGGTGAGCCGCGTCCTTCCCGTGTACGAGCAGTGGATCGCGCGGTGGCCTCGCCCCGCCGATCTGGCCAAGGAGGCGCCCGGCGAGGCCGTGCGCGCCTGGGGCAGGCTCGGCTATCCGCGCCGCGCGCTGCGGCTGCACGGCGCCGCCGTCGCCATAACGGAGCGGCACAGCGGCGACGTACCCACCGCTCACTCCCAGCTGCTCGCGCTGCCCGGCATCGGCGAGTACACGGCCGCCGCCGTGGCCTCCTTCGCGTACGGGCAGCGGCACGCCGTCCTCGACACGAACGTGCGGCGCGTGTTCGCGCGGGCCGTGAGCGGTGTGCAGTACCCGCCGAACGCCACGACCGCGGCCGAACGCAAGCTCGCCCGCGCCCTGTTGCCCGAGCAGGAGTCGACGGCCTCGCGCTGGGCCGCCGCCTCCATGGAGCTCGGCGCCCTCATCTGCACGGCGAAGAACGAGAGTTGCCACCGCTGCCCCATCGCCGCCCAGTGCGCCTGGCGGCTCGCCGGCAAGCCCGACCACGCCGGTCCGCCGCGCCGCGGGCAGACGTACGCGGGCACGGACCGGCAGGTCCGCGGGAAGCTGCTCGCCGTGCTGCGGGAGGCCGTCTCGCCCGTTCCCCAGGCGGCGTTGGACCGCGTGTGGGACGAGCCGGTGCAGCGGGCGCGCGCCCTCGACGGGCTCGTCGCGGACGGGCTCGTGGAGCCGATGCCGGACGGCTTCTACCGACTGCCGCTGAGCTGA
- a CDS encoding response regulator produces MIRVLLADDEAMVRAGVSAILAAGGDFEVVAEAADGREAVSLAQAHRPDVALLDIRMPRLDGLAAAEEMVRAVPDTAVAMLTTFSEDAYVARALAGGATGFLLKSADPHELMAGVRAVADGAAFLSPKVARHVIDGLGAQRLGREAAARARVATLTPREREVLGLVGAGLSNPEIARRLHLVEGTVKAYVSAVLDRLEVRNRVQAAIVAYEAGLV; encoded by the coding sequence ATGATCCGAGTGCTGCTGGCGGACGACGAGGCGATGGTCCGGGCGGGCGTGAGCGCGATCCTCGCGGCGGGCGGCGACTTCGAGGTGGTGGCGGAGGCGGCGGACGGCCGCGAGGCGGTGAGCCTGGCGCAGGCCCACCGCCCCGACGTGGCGCTCCTGGACATCCGTATGCCGCGCCTGGACGGCCTGGCGGCGGCGGAGGAGATGGTACGAGCCGTGCCGGACACGGCGGTGGCGATGCTGACGACGTTCTCGGAGGACGCGTACGTGGCCCGTGCCCTGGCCGGCGGGGCCACCGGATTCCTCCTCAAGTCCGCTGACCCGCACGAACTGATGGCGGGGGTCAGGGCGGTGGCGGACGGTGCCGCGTTCCTGTCACCGAAGGTGGCACGTCACGTCATCGACGGCTTGGGGGCACAGCGCCTGGGCCGAGAGGCGGCGGCCAGGGCCCGCGTGGCCACGCTCACACCACGCGAACGGGAGGTGCTTGGCCTGGTGGGCGCGGGCCTCTCGAACCCGGAGATCGCGCGCCGCCTGCACCTGGTGGAGGGCACGGTGAAGGCCTACGTGAGCGCGGTCCTGGACCGCCTGGAGGTCAGGAACAGAGTGCAGGCGGCCATCGTGGCGTACGAGGCGGGCCTGGTCTGA
- the cseB gene encoding two-component system response regulator CseB: MAEHTHVLFVEDDDVIREATQLALERDGFVVTAMPDGLAGLEAFRANRPDIALLDVMVPGLDGVSLCRRIRDESTVPVIMLSARADSIDVVLGLEAGADDYVTKPFDGAVLVARIRAVLRRFGHASGSASGAAPAVPDDSGATGGVLHFGDLEIDTEGMEVRKDGATVALTPTEMRLLLEFSSAPGTVLSRDKLLERVWDYGWGGDTRVVDVHVQRLRTKIGQDRIETVRGFGYKLKA; encoded by the coding sequence ATGGCAGAGCACACCCACGTCCTCTTCGTCGAGGACGACGACGTCATCCGCGAGGCCACCCAGCTCGCCCTCGAGCGGGACGGCTTCGTGGTCACGGCCATGCCGGACGGCCTCGCGGGCCTGGAGGCGTTCCGCGCGAACCGGCCCGACATCGCGCTGCTCGACGTGATGGTGCCGGGCCTGGACGGCGTGAGCCTGTGCCGCCGCATCCGTGACGAGTCCACCGTCCCCGTGATCATGCTGTCGGCGCGGGCCGACTCGATCGACGTGGTGCTCGGCCTGGAGGCCGGCGCGGACGACTACGTGACCAAGCCGTTCGACGGGGCCGTTCTCGTGGCGCGGATCCGTGCCGTCCTGCGGCGCTTCGGGCACGCGAGCGGGTCGGCGTCCGGCGCGGCGCCGGCCGTCCCCGACGACTCCGGCGCGACCGGCGGTGTCCTGCACTTCGGCGATCTGGAGATCGACACCGAGGGCATGGAGGTCCGCAAGGACGGCGCCACGGTCGCGCTGACGCCGACCGAGATGCGACTGCTCCTGGAGTTCTCGTCCGCGCCCGGCACGGTCCTCTCCCGCGACAAGCTCCTCGAACGTGTGTGGGACTACGGCTGGGGCGGGGACACCCGCGTCGTCGACGTCCATGTGCAGCGGCTGCGCACGAAGATCGGCCAGGACCGGATCGAAACGGTCCGCGGCTTCGGCTACAAGCTCAAGGCCTGA
- a CDS encoding phosphatase PAP2 family protein: MGIFDSDLYRDITGFAHDTPSWFQHLMEVFTELGLLVFAVLFVAAWWRARRGDPRALAVAVLAPLATGVAYVCSELVKSGVDEERPCRAVSGALTSLVACPPHGDWSFPSNHATIAAASAVGLTLAWPAIGRLTIPLALLMAFSRVFVGVHYPHDVAVGLVVGALVSFVVVRLCARSGARVVVAMRGSGSGAVRWFAGPGVVGRYVAVGGHRR; the protein is encoded by the coding sequence ATGGGAATCTTCGACTCCGACCTCTATCGCGACATCACCGGCTTCGCCCACGACACCCCGTCGTGGTTCCAGCACCTCATGGAGGTGTTCACCGAACTGGGGCTGTTGGTCTTCGCCGTGCTCTTCGTCGCCGCCTGGTGGCGGGCCCGACGCGGTGATCCACGAGCCCTGGCCGTCGCGGTGCTCGCCCCGCTGGCCACCGGCGTCGCCTATGTGTGCAGCGAGCTGGTCAAGTCCGGTGTCGACGAAGAGCGTCCCTGCCGGGCCGTATCCGGCGCCCTGACCTCTCTTGTCGCGTGTCCGCCTCACGGCGACTGGTCGTTCCCCAGCAACCACGCCACCATCGCGGCCGCCTCCGCCGTCGGCCTCACCCTCGCCTGGCCCGCCATCGGCCGGCTCACCATCCCGCTCGCCCTCCTCATGGCCTTCTCCCGCGTCTTCGTCGGCGTCCACTACCCGCACGACGTGGCGGTGGGGCTGGTGGTCGGGGCTCTTGTCTCGTTCGTCGTGGTGCGCCTCTGCGCGAGGAGTGGGGCTCGGGTCGTCGTTGCCATGCGGGGGTCCGGGAGCGGGGCCGTTCGCTGGTTCGCCGGGCCGGGGGTGGTGGGCAGGTACGTGGCCGTCGGCGGTCATCGGCGGTGA